The following proteins are co-located in the Marinomonas profundi genome:
- a CDS encoding DeoR/GlpR family DNA-binding transcription regulator, translated as MKRDERRQQIIDLLVENGVVDLEELAKRFAVSKMTIHRDLDELEAGGLLRKVRGGATIEAGMQFESDFRLRERQGSAAKERMALEALQLVEPGMTVMVNDGSMAAVLGSILPRKKPLTVITNNASILEALKLEKGIDLIALGGMYSSKFNGYFGVLAEQNLTSLRADIAFLSSPAVSGNQVFHMDADVIRVKKAMLNAAVKTCLLVNHTRFDHVALHVLANLDDFDWVITDQVPELSVQQQLVSAGIQLTIARPLEDT; from the coding sequence ATGAAGCGTGATGAACGTAGACAGCAAATTATCGATCTCCTTGTTGAAAATGGTGTTGTTGATCTAGAAGAACTGGCGAAACGTTTTGCCGTTTCAAAGATGACAATTCACCGTGATTTAGACGAACTTGAAGCGGGTGGTTTGCTGCGTAAAGTGCGAGGTGGCGCCACTATTGAAGCGGGTATGCAATTTGAAAGTGATTTTAGATTGCGAGAGCGTCAAGGTAGTGCGGCTAAAGAACGTATGGCGTTAGAAGCATTGCAACTGGTCGAGCCGGGGATGACTGTGATGGTCAACGATGGTTCTATGGCTGCTGTGCTTGGGAGCATACTTCCTCGTAAAAAACCGCTGACGGTTATTACCAACAATGCCTCCATTTTGGAAGCATTAAAGCTCGAAAAGGGGATTGATCTTATTGCGCTTGGGGGAATGTATTCTTCTAAGTTTAATGGTTACTTTGGTGTGTTGGCTGAGCAAAATTTAACCAGCTTGCGAGCGGATATTGCTTTTTTATCGAGCCCTGCTGTATCAGGAAACCAAGTGTTTCATATGGATGCAGATGTGATTCGAGTGAAAAAAGCCATGCTTAACGCAGCCGTTAAGACATGTTTGCTGGTTAACCATACACGGTTTGATCATGTAGCACTTCATGTGCTGGCAAATCTCGATGATTTTGACTGGGTCATCACCGACCAAGTTCCGGAGCTAAGCGTTCAACAGCAGTTGGTGAGCGCTGGCATTCAGTTAACTATTGCGAGACCACTGGAAGATACATGA
- a CDS encoding inositol monophosphatase family protein, producing the protein MLTRKQKSEMVEIVRDVAKVEVLPRFRRLSEGAISSKTSFDDLVTEADVASEKALTQRFQALLPHAIIIGEEAVSEDESVLDQIDTDGLVIIIDPIDGTWNFAHGLATFGVLIAAIYQGKTVYGLLYDPLNDDWIEASLGEGAWYVRPDQSPRRLILSDQPVDSNLVGFFSPFLFEDSAARERAALQQVSYARSSSLRCCCHEYRTMVQNGVDFFISPKPKVWDHAAGILAYQEAGGHVCMLDGTPYKPMVRTGVIIAARTEVIRDRIRKDFSFIV; encoded by the coding sequence GTGTTAACTCGTAAGCAGAAATCAGAGATGGTAGAAATTGTTCGAGACGTTGCAAAGGTAGAAGTTTTACCAAGGTTTAGAAGGCTTTCGGAGGGTGCTATATCGTCCAAAACAAGCTTTGACGACCTTGTAACTGAAGCAGATGTTGCCTCTGAAAAAGCATTAACACAGCGCTTTCAAGCCTTGTTGCCTCACGCTATCATCATAGGTGAAGAAGCGGTATCAGAAGATGAGTCTGTATTGGATCAAATTGATACGGATGGGCTGGTTATTATCATCGACCCTATTGATGGGACATGGAACTTTGCTCATGGCTTAGCAACCTTTGGTGTATTAATCGCTGCTATTTATCAGGGCAAAACCGTTTATGGTTTGTTATACGATCCTTTAAATGATGACTGGATCGAGGCCAGTTTAGGTGAGGGTGCTTGGTATGTTCGCCCTGATCAATCGCCAAGACGTTTAATACTGAGTGATCAGCCTGTTGACTCTAACCTAGTAGGATTCTTTTCACCCTTTTTGTTTGAGGATTCAGCTGCTCGTGAGCGGGCTGCTCTGCAGCAAGTTAGCTATGCACGTTCTTCTAGTCTGCGCTGCTGTTGTCATGAATATCGAACCATGGTGCAGAACGGTGTTGATTTCTTCATTAGTCCAAAACCAAAGGTATGGGATCATGCCGCTGGTATTCTTGCTTATCAGGAAGCGGGCGGTCATGTGTGTATGCTTGATGGTACGCCTTACAAACCCATGGTCCGAACCGGTGTCATTATCGCTGCACGCACTGAGGTGATTAGAGACCGGATTAGAAAAGACTTCAGTTTTATCGTTTAA
- a CDS encoding LysR family transcriptional regulator translates to MDIKPLRYFIAIAKTESFTKAAQQLSVAQPAVSMAIKKLEMDLGLTLIHRADRNVGLTDEGKKLLIHAEKIIQATDDALLEMSELKGLSQGEVRVGIPSMLGSYYFPPILMAFHHKYPTITLKVIEGGTWQLQKMLENGELDLSVIVAETLPDGLETQALIREEMLVTVATDHPFSQLKSISPERFFDEELVMFKEGYFHRRIVDKLAKDYHRTPKIGFETNLIPLIKSITQQGFGISTLLAMVIEDDDELITRPFEPAIWLDLGIAWRKDSYLSKANRAFLEFVSEHGRREF, encoded by the coding sequence ATGGACATCAAACCCTTGCGTTATTTTATTGCCATTGCAAAAACCGAGAGTTTTACCAAAGCTGCGCAACAACTTAGCGTTGCCCAACCAGCGGTGAGTATGGCGATTAAAAAACTGGAGATGGATTTAGGCTTGACCTTAATTCATCGAGCTGACCGTAATGTGGGTCTGACTGACGAAGGCAAAAAATTGCTGATTCATGCCGAAAAAATCATTCAGGCAACTGATGATGCTTTGTTGGAAATGAGCGAGCTGAAGGGCTTGAGCCAAGGCGAAGTGCGAGTGGGCATTCCGAGTATGTTAGGCTCTTATTATTTTCCGCCGATTCTGATGGCGTTTCATCATAAATACCCCACCATTACCCTCAAAGTCATCGAAGGCGGGACTTGGCAATTGCAAAAGATGCTAGAGAATGGCGAATTGGATCTCAGTGTGATTGTCGCTGAAACCCTTCCCGACGGCTTAGAAACACAAGCGCTGATTCGAGAAGAAATGCTGGTGACCGTGGCGACAGACCATCCTTTTAGTCAACTAAAAAGCATCTCGCCAGAGCGGTTCTTTGATGAAGAATTGGTGATGTTCAAAGAAGGCTATTTTCATCGTCGCATCGTCGACAAGCTCGCCAAAGACTATCACAGAACGCCAAAAATTGGCTTCGAGACCAACTTAATCCCCCTGATCAAATCCATTACACAGCAAGGCTTTGGCATCTCCACCCTACTCGCCATGGTGATTGAAGACGATGATGAACTCATTACTCGCCCCTTTGAGCCAGCAATCTGGTTAGACCTTGGTATTGCTTGGCGCAAAGACAGTTATCTGTCAAAAGCCAATCGAGCCTTTTTAGAATTTGTTAGTGAGCATGGACGCAGAGAGTTTTAG
- a CDS encoding triose-phosphate isomerase, whose protein sequence is MTNKKQFWVGTSWKMNKTLAEAQAFAAALQADDVNADANIQRFVIPSFTNIREVKKVLRDTSVKVGAQNMHWAEEGAWTGEISPLMLKDCQLDIVELGHSERREYFGETNETVGRKVESAVRHGLIPLICVGETLADKESGQAAYVLAEEVRGALQFLSDDQKRAPILFAYEPVWAIGERGVPASAEYADARQAEILDVAKKVLGRKVPCLYGGSVNPINCEELIACEHIDGLFIGRSAWNVDGYIDILNKCAAVVRTQL, encoded by the coding sequence ATGACGAATAAAAAGCAGTTTTGGGTTGGTACAAGTTGGAAGATGAATAAGACATTGGCAGAAGCCCAGGCGTTTGCGGCCGCGTTACAGGCTGATGATGTGAATGCGGATGCCAATATTCAACGATTTGTTATTCCTTCATTTACGAATATTCGAGAAGTGAAAAAAGTGCTTCGTGATACGTCGGTAAAGGTTGGAGCTCAAAATATGCATTGGGCAGAAGAAGGCGCATGGACGGGAGAGATTTCTCCACTCATGCTGAAGGACTGCCAGCTCGATATCGTTGAATTGGGTCACTCTGAACGACGCGAGTATTTTGGTGAAACGAATGAGACTGTCGGCCGTAAAGTCGAGTCTGCTGTTCGTCATGGTTTAATTCCTCTTATCTGTGTTGGTGAAACATTGGCAGATAAAGAAAGTGGTCAGGCAGCTTATGTTTTGGCAGAGGAAGTTCGCGGTGCGTTGCAGTTTTTGAGCGACGACCAAAAAAGAGCCCCTATTTTGTTCGCATATGAGCCCGTTTGGGCGATAGGTGAGCGAGGGGTTCCGGCCTCTGCAGAGTATGCCGACGCAAGACAAGCTGAAATTCTGGATGTTGCCAAAAAAGTATTGGGACGCAAAGTTCCTTGTTTATATGGCGGCTCGGTGAACCCTATTAACTGTGAAGAACTTATAGCCTGCGAACACATTGATGGTTTATTTATTGGTCGATCCGCTTGGAACGTTGATGGATATATCGATATTTTGAACAAATGTGCCGCAGTCGTTCGAACGCAACTATAA
- a CDS encoding short-chain fatty acid transporter: MNTLEQKQTGLQKVSQFFVALLQRYLPDPFIFAIGLTFVVFLFVMPSTGQGPMQVVNAWAGGFWNLLSFSMQMAMVVVTGHAMASAPAFKRKLAMLAGAAKTPGQAIILVTAISAMACWVNWGFGLVVGAIFAKEIAARVKGVDYRLLIASAYSGFLFWHGGLSGSIPLSIAGGANIEKVTNGAVTAAIPTSETIFSTMNLTILAVMFVTIPLLNRLMHPAPQDTITIDAELLKEPEVVAIEKADMTPAERLENSRVLSLLLGVMGFAYIIYYFINNGFALNLNLVNFIFLFSAILLHGTPKSLLISISQGARNCSGILLQFPFYAGIMGMMTATGDSGASLAGLISQAFVSISNETTFPLFTFLSAGIVNFFVPSGGGQWAVQAPIMMPAGAALGVDAAKTAMAIAWGDAWTNMIQPFWALPALAIAGLGAKDVMGYCLMALIGSGVIISLGFLIF; this comes from the coding sequence ATGAATACTCTCGAACAAAAACAAACCGGTTTACAAAAAGTCAGTCAATTTTTTGTGGCGCTGTTACAGCGCTACCTGCCTGATCCTTTCATCTTCGCGATTGGATTAACCTTTGTGGTTTTCCTTTTTGTCATGCCAAGTACTGGGCAGGGGCCGATGCAAGTGGTGAACGCATGGGCCGGTGGCTTTTGGAATTTGCTTAGCTTCTCCATGCAAATGGCGATGGTGGTGGTAACGGGCCATGCGATGGCGAGTGCGCCAGCGTTTAAGCGTAAATTGGCGATGCTGGCCGGTGCGGCGAAAACACCGGGCCAAGCGATTATCCTAGTGACCGCTATCAGCGCGATGGCGTGCTGGGTGAACTGGGGATTCGGTTTGGTGGTGGGCGCGATTTTTGCCAAAGAAATCGCCGCTCGTGTTAAAGGGGTGGATTACCGCTTGTTGATCGCCTCAGCATACAGTGGCTTTTTGTTCTGGCACGGTGGTTTGTCGGGCTCTATTCCCTTGTCTATTGCGGGTGGTGCGAATATAGAAAAGGTAACAAATGGCGCGGTGACTGCTGCGATTCCAACCTCTGAAACGATCTTTTCTACAATGAACTTAACCATCTTGGCGGTGATGTTTGTCACTATTCCGTTGTTGAATCGTTTGATGCACCCTGCACCACAAGACACCATCACGATTGATGCGGAACTACTCAAAGAGCCAGAGGTTGTTGCTATTGAAAAAGCGGACATGACGCCAGCGGAACGTTTAGAGAATAGTCGTGTTTTGTCATTGCTGTTAGGCGTAATGGGCTTTGCGTATATTATTTATTATTTCATCAATAATGGTTTTGCGCTGAACTTGAATCTGGTCAATTTTATCTTTTTGTTTTCCGCTATTTTGTTACATGGCACGCCAAAGAGTTTGTTGATTTCGATTTCCCAAGGGGCGCGTAACTGTTCGGGTATCTTGCTGCAATTCCCATTTTACGCAGGGATTATGGGTATGATGACGGCAACGGGGGATTCTGGCGCGTCACTGGCGGGGTTGATTTCTCAAGCATTTGTGTCCATTTCTAATGAAACGACTTTCCCGCTTTTCACCTTTTTGAGTGCGGGTATTGTTAACTTCTTTGTTCCTTCTGGTGGTGGTCAGTGGGCGGTACAAGCGCCGATCATGATGCCAGCTGGTGCCGCGTTGGGGGTTGACGCTGCGAAAACCGCGATGGCGATTGCTTGGGGCGATGCCTGGACTAACATGATTCAGCCGTTTTGGGCATTGCCAGCGCTTGCGATTGCAGGGCTGGGTGCAAAAGATGTAATGGGTTACTGCCTCATGGCGTTGATCGGTTCTGGTGTGATCATCTCTCTTGGCTTTTTGATTTTCTAA
- a CDS encoding LysR family transcriptional regulator: protein MNVKQVRAFLAVAQSMSFASAATQLHLSQPALSLSIKSLEDNLGGKLFTRTTRHIALTPEGEALVSIARRLLAQWENAEDEMKQRFALQLGKITIAAMPSFAASLLPKAIRNYHASYPNIQVAIDDVLSDMVVEMVRNNQVELGISFEPSNLVDLSFYPLYEDRFIAILPKNHPLETQDTIAWHALLEYDFITLQRPSSVRTMIESTLSNAGIELNVAFDAHQLATVGRMVSEGMGVAVVPALCRQQALEQGAICRPVIEPEIRRRVGVICQPRSNLSIAAAAMLDVLITTYA from the coding sequence ATGAATGTCAAACAAGTTCGAGCTTTCTTAGCTGTCGCCCAATCCATGAGCTTTGCCAGCGCGGCCACACAGCTGCATTTGTCACAGCCCGCGCTGAGCCTGTCGATTAAAAGCCTAGAAGATAATTTAGGTGGGAAACTGTTTACGCGCACCACACGTCATATTGCGCTCACTCCAGAAGGTGAAGCCTTGGTGTCCATCGCCAGACGATTACTCGCCCAGTGGGAAAACGCCGAAGACGAGATGAAGCAACGTTTCGCGCTGCAGCTTGGTAAAATCACCATCGCAGCCATGCCGTCTTTTGCCGCGTCATTATTGCCAAAAGCGATTCGTAATTATCACGCCTCGTACCCAAATATTCAGGTCGCTATTGATGATGTGTTATCCGATATGGTGGTCGAAATGGTGCGCAACAACCAAGTGGAATTGGGCATTTCCTTCGAGCCGAGCAACCTTGTGGATTTGTCTTTCTACCCACTCTATGAAGACAGGTTCATCGCCATCTTGCCAAAAAATCACCCACTGGAAACACAAGACACCATTGCTTGGCATGCTCTTTTGGAATACGACTTCATTACCTTACAGCGCCCTTCCAGCGTGCGCACCATGATAGAAAGTACATTGAGCAACGCGGGCATCGAACTCAACGTCGCCTTTGATGCTCACCAACTGGCAACCGTAGGACGTATGGTCAGCGAAGGCATGGGCGTCGCCGTCGTACCTGCCCTGTGTCGCCAACAAGCCCTGGAACAAGGCGCCATCTGCCGCCCAGTGATAGAACCCGAAATTCGTCGCCGCGTTGGCGTGATCTGTCAGCCCAGATCCAACCTTTCGATTGCCGCCGCCGCCATGCTCGATGTGCTGATCACAACCTATGCGTGA
- a CDS encoding CoA transferase subunit B encodes MSLTREQMAQRVAQELQDGFYVNLGIGIPTLVANYVPKNMDVMLQSENGLLGMGEFPTEDTIDADMINAGKQTVTTVKGASIFSSAESFAMIRGGHVDLTVLGAFEVDVNGNIASWMIPNKLIKGMGGAMDLVAGAENIIVTMTHASKDGESKLLSNCSLPLTGKGCIKKVLTDLAWLEIEEGAFVLKERAPGVSVEEIIEKTQGKLIVPDHVPEMVFA; translated from the coding sequence ATGTCACTGACAAGAGAGCAAATGGCGCAACGTGTTGCCCAAGAATTACAAGATGGTTTTTACGTTAACCTTGGTATTGGTATTCCTACCTTAGTCGCCAATTACGTGCCAAAAAATATGGATGTCATGCTGCAATCTGAAAACGGTTTGCTTGGCATGGGCGAGTTCCCCACCGAAGACACCATTGATGCTGATATGATCAACGCCGGTAAACAAACCGTGACCACGGTGAAAGGCGCGTCGATATTTTCCTCTGCGGAATCTTTTGCCATGATACGTGGCGGCCATGTCGATCTAACGGTGTTGGGCGCCTTCGAAGTGGATGTGAACGGTAATATCGCGTCGTGGATGATTCCTAACAAGTTGATCAAAGGCATGGGCGGCGCGATGGATTTGGTGGCTGGCGCTGAAAACATTATTGTCACCATGACCCATGCGTCTAAAGATGGCGAATCCAAACTGTTGTCGAATTGCTCTTTGCCATTGACGGGCAAAGGTTGTATTAAAAAAGTCCTGACCGATTTGGCTTGGCTAGAAATCGAAGAGGGCGCTTTCGTGTTGAAAGAAAGAGCGCCGGGTGTGTCAGTGGAAGAGATTATCGAAAAAACCCAAGGCAAACTTATCGTACCGGACCATGTGCCAGAAATGGTATTTGCCTAA
- a CDS encoding CoA transferase subunit A: protein MAGFDKVVASFEEAMIGLEDDMTVLAGGFGLCGIPENLIAEIKRKGTKGLTVVSNNCGVDGFGLGILLEDKQVRKMVSSYVGENALFEKQLLNGELEVELTPQGTLAEKMRAGGAGIPAFYTATGVGTPVAEGKETKVFNGREYLLEEAIVGDFAIVKGWKADRYGNVIYRHTAQNFNPLAATAGKITVVEVEEIVDIGELDPAHIHTPGIYVDRVVLGTFEKRIEKRTVKAAE, encoded by the coding sequence ATGGCCGGTTTTGACAAAGTCGTTGCTTCTTTTGAAGAAGCCATGATCGGGCTAGAAGATGATATGACGGTGCTGGCAGGTGGTTTTGGTCTGTGCGGTATCCCAGAGAATCTGATTGCTGAAATCAAACGCAAAGGCACAAAAGGGTTAACCGTTGTGTCGAATAATTGCGGAGTGGATGGGTTTGGTTTGGGCATTTTGCTGGAAGATAAGCAAGTCCGCAAAATGGTGTCGTCTTATGTGGGTGAAAATGCCTTGTTCGAAAAGCAATTATTGAACGGCGAGCTGGAAGTCGAACTAACACCACAAGGCACATTGGCGGAAAAAATGCGCGCTGGTGGCGCTGGAATTCCTGCTTTTTATACGGCTACTGGCGTCGGTACACCGGTTGCGGAAGGCAAAGAAACCAAAGTATTTAATGGCCGTGAATACCTGTTGGAAGAAGCCATTGTTGGGGACTTTGCCATTGTGAAGGGCTGGAAAGCCGACCGTTACGGTAATGTCATTTATCGCCATACCGCGCAAAACTTCAATCCCTTAGCCGCAACCGCTGGCAAAATCACCGTTGTAGAAGTGGAAGAAATCGTCGACATAGGTGAGTTAGATCCTGCTCATATCCATACGCCGGGTATTTATGTGGATCGAGTCGTGCTGGGTACGTTTGAAAAACGCATCGAAAAAAGAACCGTTAAAGCCGCCGAATAA
- a CDS encoding energy-coupling factor ABC transporter permease, translating into MHIEPGVVDGAKIVLSYATALAAFGFSAKASVEMIKKHGLMSLVSRSALTTLFVFAFFELLPHHAVGVSEVHLILGSTLFLIFGPAAASIGLFLGLLVQGVFFAQFDLPQYGMNVTTLLLPLFAMSVVARRIITDNTAYVDISYKQALQLSLTYQGGIVAWVAFWAFYGQGFGAENLASVATFGVAYMSVVLIEPVLDLAVLAGAKSLHRFKHSALFEARLFN; encoded by the coding sequence GTGCATATTGAACCTGGCGTCGTTGATGGCGCAAAAATAGTGTTAAGTTACGCGACAGCGTTAGCGGCCTTTGGCTTTTCTGCCAAAGCATCTGTTGAAATGATAAAAAAGCATGGGCTAATGTCGTTAGTCAGTCGTAGTGCATTAACAACGCTTTTTGTCTTTGCTTTTTTTGAATTGTTGCCTCATCACGCAGTTGGCGTGTCGGAAGTGCATCTCATATTAGGCTCGACGTTATTTCTTATCTTTGGCCCTGCGGCGGCGTCTATCGGTTTGTTCTTAGGTTTGTTGGTTCAAGGCGTGTTCTTTGCGCAATTCGACCTTCCTCAGTACGGGATGAACGTCACCACCTTGTTGTTGCCCTTGTTTGCGATGTCAGTGGTTGCGCGTCGTATCATTACCGACAATACCGCCTATGTTGATATTTCCTATAAGCAGGCATTGCAGTTGTCTTTAACTTATCAAGGTGGCATTGTCGCTTGGGTGGCTTTTTGGGCATTTTATGGACAAGGTTTTGGCGCGGAAAACTTAGCGTCTGTGGCAACCTTTGGCGTGGCTTATATGAGTGTTGTGCTTATCGAACCTGTTTTGGATCTTGCTGTTTTAGCAGGGGCGAAGAGCCTACATCGTTTTAAACATTCTGCTTTGTTTGAAGCGCGTTTGTTTAATTAA
- the derI gene encoding D-erythrulose-4-phosphate isomerase, with the protein MRIAIAGDSAGEGLAKILADHLKDRYDVEEISRTDSGEVEPFYANLSDRVANAVLDGKYDRAILCCGTGIGVCIAASKVPGIRAALTHDTYSAERAALSNNAQIITMGARVIGQELAKSIADAFLMQAFDENGRSADNVKAINSIDEKYHSRP; encoded by the coding sequence ATGAGAATTGCAATTGCTGGAGACAGTGCTGGCGAAGGGCTAGCAAAAATTTTAGCTGACCATCTAAAAGATCGTTACGATGTAGAGGAAATTTCTCGTACTGACTCTGGAGAGGTTGAGCCGTTTTATGCCAATTTATCTGATCGTGTCGCCAATGCGGTTTTAGACGGCAAATATGATCGTGCCATTTTATGTTGTGGTACAGGAATTGGTGTGTGCATTGCGGCAAGTAAAGTGCCGGGTATTCGCGCAGCACTCACTCACGACACTTATTCAGCAGAGCGTGCCGCACTTTCTAACAACGCACAAATTATTACCATGGGCGCACGTGTTATTGGACAAGAGTTAGCGAAGTCCATTGCCGATGCTTTTTTGATGCAGGCATTCGATGAAAATGGACGCTCTGCGGATAATGTTAAAGCCATCAACTCTATTGATGAAAAGTATCATTCTCGCCCGTAA
- a CDS encoding MFS transporter — MIEVGSSVFWRGTVALIIGSFMIFANVYVTQPLLPMIANEFSISPLQASASFTITTLTLGISLLFYGPISDALGRKGIMVMTMVGITVTTFCLSLVQSYESLLALRALQGFFLAGLPAIAVAYLGDEYTPEALLVAVGLYISGNTLGGIGGRLIGGFVGEWLGRSATFGVMSAISLICLLAFFLLLPKSQHFEPKPLRVGHILMNMKGHLQNRRLLTCYLIGGFSFFIFINQYSYVTFVLEAAPYNLTAKYVGLLFLTYLSGTLGSAISGKLAKRWSQPNIMVLGTCIFMLGSLVTLGDSLLAIISGLLINSFGFFLCHSTASGFVSRNAKHAKASASSLYLVFYYLGASLGGFYLDPFWQANGWTGVILGSWLVLGAVVLAGMSLIRDSKRTRLSVLD, encoded by the coding sequence GTGATTGAAGTGGGCAGTTCTGTATTTTGGCGGGGCACGGTGGCGCTTATTATTGGCTCTTTTATGATTTTTGCCAATGTCTATGTGACGCAACCCTTGTTGCCGATGATCGCCAACGAGTTTTCCATTAGTCCGTTGCAAGCCAGCGCTAGTTTTACCATTACCACGCTGACACTGGGGATTTCTTTGCTCTTCTATGGCCCGATTTCAGATGCCTTGGGCCGCAAAGGCATTATGGTGATGACCATGGTCGGTATCACTGTCACCACTTTTTGTTTGTCCTTGGTGCAAAGCTACGAATCGTTATTGGCATTGCGGGCTTTACAAGGTTTCTTTTTGGCTGGGTTGCCGGCGATTGCGGTGGCGTATTTGGGTGATGAATACACGCCAGAAGCCTTGCTGGTCGCGGTTGGTTTGTATATTAGCGGTAACACACTAGGCGGCATTGGCGGTCGTTTGATTGGCGGCTTTGTTGGTGAATGGTTAGGGCGTTCGGCGACCTTTGGTGTGATGAGCGCGATTAGCCTGATTTGTTTATTGGCCTTTTTCTTGCTGTTACCAAAATCTCAACATTTTGAACCGAAACCTTTACGTGTTGGCCATATTCTAATGAACATGAAAGGCCATTTGCAGAATCGCCGTTTGCTCACGTGTTATCTGATCGGCGGTTTTAGCTTTTTCATTTTTATTAATCAATACAGCTACGTGACCTTCGTTTTAGAAGCGGCGCCTTATAATCTAACCGCTAAATACGTTGGCTTACTCTTTTTAACCTACTTGTCTGGCACATTGGGTTCCGCTATTTCCGGAAAACTGGCCAAACGCTGGAGCCAGCCCAATATCATGGTATTAGGCACTTGTATCTTTATGTTGGGTTCTTTGGTTACTTTGGGGGATTCTTTACTGGCGATTATCTCGGGCTTATTGATTAACAGCTTTGGTTTCTTTTTATGTCATTCTACGGCCAGCGGGTTTGTCAGCCGTAACGCGAAGCACGCCAAAGCCAGTGCGTCTTCTTTGTATTTGGTGTTTTACTACTTAGGCGCCAGCTTGGGTGGCTTTTATCTTGATCCATTTTGGCAAGCCAATGGCTGGACTGGCGTTATTCTTGGCTCTTGGTTGGTGCTTGGTGCGGTTGTTTTAGCGGGCATGAGCTTGATTCGAGACAGCAAACGTACAAGGCTGTCGGTTCTTGATTAG
- a CDS encoding acetyl-CoA C-acetyltransferase: MKAVIVAAARTPIGAFNGALSSLSAVQLGTQLLSGMLAKQPMLKDQIDEVILGQVLAAGCGQNPARQTAIHAGLAKQVSAMTINKVCGSGLKAVQLAAQAVLNGDAKMVVAGGQESMSQAAHVLPNSRSGKKMGNWALLDSMVTDGLWDAFNDYHMGQTAENIASRWDISRAEQDVFAANSQQKAAQAQAAGRFVEEILPISIPQRKGEPVMVDADEQIRPDTTAESLGKLRPAFAKEGTVTAGNASTLNDGAAMVIVTSDVEAKRLGLPILAVIEASSSMGVDPDIMGTGPIAATQKALAKANWQVADLDLIEANEAFAVQALCVNKELGLDPNKVNVNGGAVALGHPIGASGCRILVTLLHEMQRQKLNKGLATLCIGGGMGVAMLVSR, translated from the coding sequence ATGAAAGCCGTCATCGTTGCTGCTGCAAGAACCCCCATTGGTGCTTTTAATGGCGCTTTATCTTCGTTGAGTGCGGTGCAATTAGGCACGCAACTCTTGTCTGGCATGTTAGCCAAACAGCCTATGTTAAAAGATCAGATTGACGAAGTGATTTTAGGCCAAGTGCTGGCGGCGGGCTGTGGTCAAAATCCGGCTCGCCAAACGGCGATTCATGCCGGATTAGCAAAACAGGTTTCTGCCATGACGATTAACAAGGTCTGTGGTTCGGGTTTGAAAGCCGTGCAACTGGCCGCGCAAGCGGTATTGAACGGCGATGCCAAAATGGTGGTTGCCGGTGGACAAGAAAGCATGAGCCAAGCGGCGCATGTGTTACCCAATAGCCGCTCTGGTAAGAAAATGGGCAACTGGGCGCTATTAGATTCCATGGTGACAGACGGTTTATGGGATGCCTTTAACGATTATCACATGGGTCAAACCGCGGAAAACATTGCTTCGCGTTGGGATATCAGCCGTGCAGAGCAAGACGTCTTTGCCGCCAACTCGCAACAAAAAGCCGCACAAGCCCAAGCCGCAGGGCGTTTTGTTGAAGAGATTTTGCCTATTTCCATTCCTCAGCGCAAAGGCGAGCCGGTGATGGTCGACGCCGATGAGCAAATTCGTCCTGATACCACCGCTGAATCCCTTGGCAAACTGCGTCCTGCGTTTGCTAAAGAGGGCACGGTTACTGCTGGCAATGCGTCTACCTTGAACGATGGCGCGGCCATGGTGATTGTCACTTCGGATGTGGAAGCCAAGCGTTTGGGCTTGCCCATTCTTGCGGTGATTGAAGCGTCGAGCAGTATGGGCGTTGATCCAGACATCATGGGAACCGGCCCGATTGCCGCGACGCAAAAAGCATTAGCAAAAGCCAATTGGCAGGTAGCGGACTTGGACTTAATTGAAGCCAACGAAGCCTTTGCCGTGCAAGCCCTTTGTGTCAATAAAGAGCTTGGCTTGGATCCTAACAAGGTAAATGTCAACGGCGGTGCCGTGGCGCTGGGTCATCCTATCGGTGCGTCTGGTTGTCGAATTTTAGTAACGTTACTTCACGAAATGCAGCGTCAAAAACTTAACAAAGGACTGGCAACCTTATGTATTGGCGGCGGCATGGGCGTGGCTATGCTGGTGTCTCGTTAG